In Kutzneria kofuensis, the DNA window GCGAAAGCGAGCAGAGTGCGCAACGACGACCGCTTCGACCAGACCGACCTGCGCCTGCTGCACGCGCTGGCCGAGCAGCCCCGGGCCACCGCGGTGGCGTTGGCCGAGCAGACCGGGCTGTCCCGCAACACCGTGCAGGCGCGGCTGCTCCGGCTCGAACAGCCCGGCGTGCTGGACACCTTCGAACGCCGCATTCCGCCCCGTGCCCTGGGCTATCCGCTGACGGCGTTCGTGATGATGGTCGTGACCCAGCAGCGACTCGACGAGGTCGCCGCCGCGCTGGCGGACGTGCCCGAGGTGCTGCAGGTGCACGGCATCAGCGGCCAGCCCGATCTGTTCGTGCACGTCGTCGCCCAGGACGGCGACGACCTGTACCGCATCGCCGGCCTGATGCTCGCGATTCCCGGGGTGGAGCGGACCAGCACCGCGCTGGTGATGCGGGAGCTCGTGAGCTACCGGATCAGTCCGCTGCTCGACCGGCGTTCGCGTTGACCACGGCCCAGGCGGCGTCCGGATCAAGCAGGGACTCGACCTCAACAGCGTGCCGCCGACGCGTCAGTCGGCCCGCGCCTGCCGGATTCCGTGCACCACCACGTAAACCAACGACACGGTGGTGAGCAGCTCGGCCCAGAAGAACGCGCCGTAGTCGATCAGACCGCCGATCGGCGGCGAGCCGGGCGCGGCGTTGCGGAAGCCGACCAGCGCGAACAGGGTGGCCGCCATCCAGCCCATCGCCGGCCACACCAGGCCCATCCGCTTCGACACGATGGTCAGCGCCGCGCCGAGCACCGCCAGCGCGAGCGCCCACATCGCGATCATCAGGAACCAGGCCAGCACCGACGAGCTGAACGACCGGCCGGCGACGACGTTCGCCTTCAGCAGACCGGTGCGCCACTCGGCGTCGTCCGCCTTGGCCGTGAACAGCGCGTCGTAGCCGCGGAACCGCAGCGACAGCGGCACATCCTGGTCGCCTGCCGTGACGTAGAAGCCGATCCCGGCCGCGTAGCTGTCGAACGGGTAGGAGGACACCAGGCCGTCGTCGACGCCCATCCGCACGTCCTGCAGCGAGACGCGGTCGTGTGCCTTGAACCGCAGCACCCCACTGGTCAGCGACGAGGTTTCGACTTCGATGTCCTTGGCGGGAATGTCGTCGGCGCCGTCCGCGAGGGCCCCGTGCAGCACCGGGATGATCCGCAGGTCCAGCTCCCGGGCCGTGACGTCCACCCGTTGCAGCGTCACGTCCAGCTCGACCCGGTTGCCGTCCTCGCTGCCGACGACGTAGTCGATCTTGCGACTGCCGGTGTCGATCTGGAACCCGACGATGCCGCCGGCCGCCAACACCGCGATCACCACCCCGACCGCGACGATCCGAACCTTCCTCACCCGCCGTCACGCTAGGCGAGACGGCGGGCGGCGGCACGGCGATTCACCTGTTGGTGTCGCCCAGGAACTCCGCGACGACGGCGGCGAACTCGTCCGACCGGGTCTCGTGCACGAGATGGCCGGCGTCGATCGTCACGAGCGTGGCGGCCGGCATCAACTCCGCCATGGCGGCGATCTCGTGCTGCGGGAGATGACTTCGCTCGCCGCCGGCGACGACGAGCGTCGGTGTGGTGATCCCGGCCAGCCGGCGCGGCCAGTCGGGCCCCGGGTCGTTCAGCTCGGCGATGATCCGTGGCCGCAGCTCCCAGTCGTAGTCCAACTCGCCCTCGGGCCGCGGCGGCAGCCGCAAGCCCAGCGGAACCGGCGGGGGTGCCTCCTCCAACACCATCGCGGCCACCCGCGTCGGATGCTTCTCGGCGTAACGGTAGGCGGCGACGCCGCCCATGGAATGCCCGACGAGCACGGCCCGCTCGACACCGAACGCGTCGAGCAGGCCGTGCAGGTCATCGGCGAACAGGTCGAAGGAGTAGTCGTCGGCACGCGGACTCCGGCCGTGACCACGCTGATCTGGCGCGACAACGTGCCAGCGGTCAGCGAAGCTTGCGGCGAACTCCCGCCAGGTGCTTCCGTTCGCCGACGCACCGTGCAACAGGACCATTGCCGGCGCGGCGGGCGAACCCCAGGTGCGAGTGAACAGATCCACCCGCCCTGACTATCACGGTCAGCAGTTCGGCGTGGGGGCCTTGCCGGCGAAGCGGTCGCCGAGCCAGTTCAGCGCGGCGGTGCCGTAGGTGCTGATCGCGACGATGTGGCCGGCGAGCGGAACGGGTTGCCACTGCACGGAAGCACCGAGGGCGCAGAGGCGCTCGCGGAGCTCCTGGCCGACGTGGAACGGAATCAGCTCGTCGGCCGTGCCGTGATAGAGCAGCACCGGGGCGGACGGCTTGTGCGTGCCGAGGGTGTTCTCGGCGAGCCGGGCCTGCCAGCGCGGATCCTTGATCATGCCCGGCACGGTGGTCAGGTTGTCGAGGCGGTCGAACGGGTCGGCGAGCGCGAGTTCGACGACGCAGGAGTTCTCGACCTTCTGCACGACCTCGTGGCCCTTGGCGTTGAGCACGTCCGCGAACGGCAGCTCGGGGTAAGCCGCCGCGTAGCCGACCGCGGCACCGGCGACGAGACTGAAGCCGATGTTGCCGTCGTTGTAGGCGGCGACCTCGTTCAGGTCGGCGGGGACGCCGCCCTCGGCGATGCCGACAACGTGCACGTCAGGGGCGTAGGTCGGCTGCAGTTCACCCGCGGCCGCGGCGGCCTGGCCGCCCTGCGAGTAGCCGAACACACCGACCGGTGCCGTCGGGCTGATGCCGGCACCATCGACCTTGCTCGCCGCGCGGGCGACGTCGAGCAGCGCGTGGCCCTCGGACCGGGAGACGGCGTAGGTGTGCGTGCCCGGCGTGCCCAGCCCCTCGTAGTCGGTGAGCGCGACGGCGTAGCCCTTGAGCATCGCCTGCGCGAGGAAGGCGATCTCCACTTCGGTGCCGGTGCGCAGGTGATAGGACGGCGCGCAGTCGTCGCCGAGACCTTGCGTGCCCATCGCGTACGCGATGACCGGACGCGGGCCGGGGCCCGTCCACGGGATCGGCGGCACCAGGACCATGCCGGACACGGCGTTGGGCGCGCCGGTGGCGGAGGTGGAGCGGTAGAGCACCAGCCAGGTGTGGACCGGGGCCTGGAACACGCGGAACGGCTCCGGGTACCAGTCGACCTGACGCTGGCGGATCAGGTCGCCGGGCTGGCCGGGCAGCGGCGACGGCGGCGTGTAGAAGGGGTCCTGGGCGGGCGCCGGCGGGCGGGCATCGGCCTGGGCGACGGCCGGAACCGCCAGCAGGGCCGTGCACAGGGCGAGCAGCGGCACGAGCACTCGGCGAAGCATCGTTGCCTCCGAGCTGAAGTGGTAATCAGGATTTTCACAAGGTAGGGGCCGCTCGGGTAATCTGGCAATCCCGATTACCAGTTTTTGTCACGCGGGTGAGGAGTCGGTCATCGCCAGACGCGCGTACGCGGGAGTGGCCTCCGAGCAGCGCCGGGCCGAGCGCCGGCAGCGGCTGCTGCAGGCCGCCCTCGGCTTGTTCACCACCGTCGGCTACCGGCAGACCAAGATCGTCCAGATCTGCGCCGAGGCCGGCGTGTCCACCCGCAACTTCTACGAGGAGTTCACCGGCAAGGAGCAGGTGCTGCTCACCCTGCACGACCTGATCAACTCCGCCGCCCTGGACCGGGTCAGCGCCGCCCTGCAGACCTTGGCGTCAGAGGACGTCGTCACCCGGATCTCCGTGCTGCTCGACGCCTTCGTCGCCAGCGTCACCGCCGATCCCCGGCTGCCGCGGCTGAACTACGTCGAGGCCGTCGGCGTCAGCGAGGAGCTGGAGCGGCAGCACCAGGAGTGGGTCACCCGCTGGGCCGACTTCATCGAGGCCGAGGCCCGGCACGCCGCCGCCCACGGCGTCGCCCCCGACCGGGACTACCGGCTCACCGCCATCGGCCTGGTCGGTGCCATCACCGGCCTGCTCCGCGAATGGCAGGCACACCAACCCCCGTGGCCCGTCGCCGACATCGCCGCCGAGATCCGCGCCATCATGCTCGCCGCCATCCTGCGCTGACCTCGGGGGGCCGAAGGGCTTACCACGCCAGCAAATCGCCGATCGACGCCAGACCGGTCGCGGAACGACTCACCACGCCAACAGAACCGCCTGCCGCCGCCAGGCCCAGCGGAGGAGGTCGAAGCTGACGACCGGGGTGGCGAGGTTGATGCCGAGCTCGAGCGGGTGAGCTGGATTCCGGTGTACCGCAAGGGTTCCGGCGGGAACGGCAGCGGCTCGGCATGCACCATGTCCGGACCGGCTGGCCACGCTCCGTGAGCCGGTGGTCCGGATCTACCGGACCGATCTCACCCGTCCCAGGGGCGCCCCACTGGCCGCCGGCGTCACGCGACGACCTAACGAGGCCCGCGCCGTCGAGCTGATTCTGTCCGTTTTCCGAGGAGCGGGCTTCGACGACGCCGACGCCGTCCGCTGCTACCACTCGTTCATCGACCTGGCTCTCGGTCACTCGGCGCTCGACGTGGCGGCCCAGTCGCTGACGCCCGCGGCCCGCCGAGGCCGACCGGAACGCCTGGCGGGAGAACTACCGTCAACTGTCACCGACACCCACTCGAACATCGCAGCCACCGCCCGCCACCTGGCCCGACACATGGGCGGCAGCCCCTTCGGCACCAGCCCGGAACTGTTCCCCCGCGCGCTCGCGCAACCGATTTCCCCGAACATGAGATGAACCAGGACGCCGCGGTGATCGTGTCCTTGGGAAGACGGGAAGGAGTTAGGCTCGGCGATGCTTCACCAGGGCGTAGCACATGCGACACAGGTCACATCCCGCCGGGAAACCATCCGGGCCGCCGCGATGTTGTTGAAATTTGAACATGAAGTCGGTCGTAGCGCGGCCACTGGCAGATCGGAGTCCCCCATGTCGACGAGCGAGGCCGAGGCAACCGTCCGCACCCGGGTGCGCATCCCGCTCCGCTTCGCCGACGGCTTCTCCGTCACCGCGGACGCGGTCACCTTCCACGGGCTGGCGGACGGTCTCGAGCACGTCGCCCTGGTGTTCGGCGACCCGACCACGGGCACGCCCCTGGTCCGCCCGCACTCCGAGTGCCTGACCGGCGACGTGTTCGGCTCCGCCCGCTGCGACTGCGGCCCCCAGCTGCGCGAGGCCGTCGAGCGTATCTCGGTTGCCGGCGGTGTGCTGCTCTACCTGCGCCAGGAGGGTCGCGGCATCGGCCTGTACAACAAGCTCGACGCGTACGCGCTGCAGGACAACGGCCTGGACACCTACGCCGCGAACGCCGCGCTGGGCCTGCCCGAGGACGGCCGCGACTACACCGCCGCCGCGCAGATGCTGGCCGCCCTGGGCGTGCGCAAGATCGACCTGCTCTCGAACAACCCGGACAAGGCCGAGCAGCTGCGCGGGCTCGGCGTCTCGGTACGCCGCCGCGTGCCGACCGGCGTGTTCGCCACCGAGAACAACCTGCGCTACCTGCGGGCCAAGGTGGACCACACCGGACACACCATCACGCTGTCCAGTCTCGTGAGTTGAGTCCCATGAAACTGCCGTATGTCGTGCTGTCGGCGGCCGTGAGCATCGACGGCTACCTCGACGACGCCGGTGTGAAGCGCCTCCTGCTGTCCTGTCCGGAGGACTTCGACCGGGTCGACGCGGTCCGGGCGGACGCCGACGCGGTTCTGGTCGGCGCCAACACGATTCGCCGTGACAATCCGCGGTTGATCGTGCACTCGGAGCAGCGGCGGGCCCAGCGGTCGGCCCGTGGCCTGCCCGCGCACCCGATGAAGGTGGTCGTCACGGGCTCCGGCGACCTCGATCCCGAGCTCGCCGTGTGGGGCTGCGGCGGCGAGAAGCTCGTGTTCACGGTGGACTCCGCCGCCGAGAAGGTGCGGGACCGGCTGGGTTCGCTGGCCGAGGTCGTCAGCACCGGACCGGTGTTCGACTGGCACACCGTGCTGGCGCGGCTGGGCGAACGCGGCGTCGAACGGCTGATGGTCGAGGGCGGCGGCACCGTCCACACCCAGCTGGTGGCGTTGAACCTGGCCGACGAGCTGCACATCGCCGTGGCGCCGCTGGTGGTCGGGCAGGCCGACGCGCCGCGGTTCCTGCGCCCCGCCAACTACCCGGGCGGCCCCACCGCCCGGATGAAACTCCTCGGCTGCACCCAGGTCGGCGACGTCGTGCTGCTGCGATACTCGCCGAAGGACCTGACCTGTTGCCAGTAGGAGGAACACATGCCCCTGTTCGACCTCTCGGAACCGGAGCTGGCCGAGCACAGGGTGACCGCGACCGAGCCGGACGGCCTGGACGCGTGGTGGGCGGACCGGATCGCCGGCGCGCGGGCGTCGGCGGAGCCGGTTTCGCTGGTGCGGCACGAGGAGTTGGCGTACGGGCCGATGCCGGTGTGGGACGTCGAGTTCTCCGGCGACGGCGGTGACCGGATCAAGGGCTGGTACCTGCGGCCGGCCGGCTCGGACGGCCAGCGGTTGCCGATCGTCGTGCGGTACATCGGGTACGGCGGCGGGCGTGGCCTGCCGCTGGACCACACCCTGTGGGCCGCCGCCGGTTATGCCGTGCTCGTGATGGACACTCGCGGGCAGGGCGCCCGGTGGTCGATCGGCGCGACCGGCGACCCGGGGCGGTCGCCGGCCGGCCCGGAGTTTCCCGGCGTGATGAGCCGGGGCATCGCCAGCCCGGAGACGTACTACTACACCAGGCTTTTCGTGGACGCGGTGCGAGCCGTCGACGTCGCGTCCGAACTGGACGGTGTGGATCCGGCGCGGATCGCGGTCAGCGGCGGGAGCCAGGGCGGCGGGCTGGCCATCGCGGCGGCGGCCCTGTCGGGCGACCGGGTTCGGGTGTGTCACGCGGACATCCCGTTCCTGTGCGACTTCCACCGGGCGATCCGGATCTCGCCGAAGTCGCCGTACACCGAGATCAGCGACTTCCTCGCACAGCACGTGGATCTGGTGCCGGCGGCGCTGGAAACCCTGCGGTACGTGGACTGCGCCCTGCTGGCCCGGCGCATCACCGCCACCACCCTGTTCAGCGTGGGGCTGATGGACATGGTGTGCCCGCCGTCCACGGTTTACGCCGCGTACAACGAGATCACGGCGCCCAAGGAGATCACGGTGTCCCCGTTCGGCGTGCATGACGTGCCGCGTGGGCACATCGAGCGGCAGCTACGACACCTCCGCGAGCACCTCGGCTGATTCGCGCCTGGGCAGCAGTGCGGCGGCGCCGACGACAAAAAGCCAGATGTCACCGGGATATCCGGCCAGTCGTTCGGCGCCGCCGACCCCCAGCAGCTCCGGCGCGAAGATCGACATGGCGGTGCCGAGCAACCCGAACACCGCCGCGACGATGCCGAACATGCCGATCCTCGTGTGCCGGGTCGCCAGTGCCAGCAACAGGATCGCGACGCTGCCCAGCGGCAGGTTGACCGTGCCGATCTGGTGCAGCGGGAGGTTCTCGTTCGCCGGCGCCACCCCGACCAGCACCTTGCCCGCTCCGGCGAGAATCCACAGCAGCACACCGACCGTGGCCGTGTTCGTGTCCGGCCACACCGAACGCAGCAGCCCCACGCCCGCGACCGTCAACAGCCCGGCGACGATGAACGACGCGTTCATCACGCCCGCCAGCGGCGAGCAGACGTAGGTCGCCAGGAAAGCGCCGCAGTCCGTGTTGCCCAGGTCGCTGATGTAGTTGTCCCGCCAGCTGTAGGGCGTTCGCCAGTGGGCGGCGACGGCGATCTGCGCGACGAAGTACTGCACCATCGCCACGATCCAGAGGAATCCACCGACCGCTGCGCGCTTCTCGGCACTCGTCATGTCACGGCCCTCCCAGATGGGAGGTTGACCCGGCCCGGTCGGGCCGGCAACCGGCGTCCCCCTATCGAGGGAGGCTCAGGCCTGGCGGACCGTCGCCGCGAACGCCCCGAGCAGCAGGTACACCACGCCGCTGGACCGGTCCAACCGGCGTCGGGCCCTCGCCGTCCTCCGCAGCCGGCCGGCGATCGCGCTCGACAGCAGCGCGTACGTCCCGTCGCTGACGATGCCGAGGAGGATGAAGCCGACACCGAAGAAGACGAGTTGGAACGTCACCGACCCCAGCGCCGGGTCCACGAACTGCGGCAGGAAGGCGGCGAAGAAGATCAGCGTCTTCGGGTTGAGCAGGTTGACGATCACTCCCTGCGTGAAGATCCTCCGCAGCGACGCCCTCGGCGGTTCCGCGGCGTCGTCCTCGTTGCCGCGGGACAGCCACAGCTTCTGCACCCCCAGCCATACCAGGTACGCCACGCCCAGGTACTTCACCACCTGGAACGCCGTCTCGGAGGCTTCGAGCAGCGCCGAGAGCCCGAACGACGTCGCCAGCACGAAGAAGATCGTGCCGGTGTGGACGCCCAGCACCGAGACCAGGCCGGCCGCGCGGCCCTGCGAGACGGAGCGGGTGACGATGTACAGGACCGCCGGGCCGGGGAACACCAGCAGCGCCATGGTGGCGGCGACGAAGAGCAGGATGGTGGACAGGGTCGGCATCACCGCAGGGTAGCTCCGGGGTGGACGGGGCCGAACCGGATTTCTGCCCGAAACCTGCATTCGGTGTGTCCGAGAGCGTGACTCGCCGGGGTGGCTAGGCGTGGCTTGCGGTGGTCACGAGTTCGGGGAGGGCGTCGTGGTCGGGGAGGTCGGTGTCGACGTCGCGGACCACTCGCACGAAGAAGCCGCAGAGGCCGACGACCACGCCCAGCACGCCGGTCGCGAAGAACACCAGGGCCATGCCGCCGCCGGGCCCGCCGGGAACGACGGAACCGAAGACCCGCAGCAGTGTGCCGCCGGGTTGCATGCCGGGTTCGAGGACCTTGTCGGCCAGCGGACCGACGACGGCCAAGGCGAGGGGTAACGCCAGGTTGTCGACGACCTGGCGGGCTCCGAAGACCCGGCCCTGCATGGCGGGGTCGACCTTGACCTGCCAGATGGCGTCGAGGTTCCCTCGCAGGAAGGGCATGCACACCCACGAGCAGAACCAGCTGGCGGCCCACCAGAACATGTCGTCGCCCATGCCGAGCACGATCCGCCCCAGCGAGTAGTAGGCCAGCACGGCCAACAGGACCGACCTAACGGGACGCACGGGCGGGGGCCGTAACAGCATCACGACGCCGCCGACGACTCCGCCGAAGGCGCCGACGGTCTGCACCAGGCCGGCGGCGAGTTCGTCGTTGCCGCTGCGTAAGAGGACCATGGGCGTGAGCACCTGCCAGCCCATCACGGACAGCATGCTGACGACGAAGAACGTCAGCTGCAGCCCGACCAGTCCGGGACGGGCGGCGATGTAGCGGAATCCCACCACGGCGCCGTGCCACCAGCCGGTGGCGCACGCGGCGGTGCGGTCGGGCTGCGGGATGTGGACCAGGAAAACGGCGAAGACCGCGACGGCGCCGGCGAGCACGGCGATCAGCACCACGACGTCGATGCCCAGGCACTGCAGGGCGATGGCGCCGAGGGTGGGGGCGACGACGTTCTGCACCGAGTCGGCAATCGTTCGCATGGCGTTGGCCCGGGACAGGTCCTCCTTGGCCACCATCAGGGAGATGGTCGCCGAGTAGGCCGGCACCTCGAACGCCACCAGCACGCCGATGAGCGTGTTGGCCAGGAACAGCTCCCACGCCTGCACACCGTCCACGGCGAACAGCACGAGCAGGGAGCCCAGTACCACGACGGTCCCGGCGTCGCCGACGGCGATGGTCAGCCGGCGCGGCAGCCGGTCGATCGCCGCGCCGGCGAACGGGCTGCACAGCATCGTGGCCACGAACGCGGCGCCGGTCATCAGCGACAGGTCCCACGCGCTGTGCGTCTGCAGGAACAGCCAGACGCCGAAACCGAAGTTGACCATCCGCGCGGCGCTGACCGACAGGATCTGCCCGGCCCACAGGATCGAGTAGCCCCACAGACCGCCGGGACGGCTCCAACTCACCACAGGAAGCGCCCCATCCCCGCATCATCGGAGACGGCACGCCCGATAGGCAAGATCAAGATCCACATTGTGGGCGACATGGCAGTAAGTCGCCGACGTTCGATCGGCCTACGACCACATCATCAGGAGATCCGCTGGGTGATCAACACCGACGCGGCGACCGACAACAGCGAGATCAGCGTGCCCAGCGCCAGCCACGGCTGGCTGGCGTCGACCTGCTTGGTCTCGTACCCGATCTGCGACGCCAGCGTGCTGTAGACGTTCTGCAGCTGCCCGGCGCTCTCGGCGTCGTAGGCGTCCCCGCCGGACAGCTGCGCGATCTGCTGCATCGCCTGCTGGTCACCGGGCACGTCCTCCTGCTGCCCCTCCACGTCGGCGGTGCCGCCCTTGGTGCCGAAGTAGATGCCGGAGATCGGCATCTGCGCCTGCTTGGCCGCCCTGGCCTGGGTGTACGCGCCGCGCTGGGCGTTCGGGTCGGCGGGGGTGTTCTCCCGGCCGTCGGACAGCAGCACGATGCGCGCGGGCGGCGGCCCGTCCGCGCCGGTGATCAGCTTGCCGAAGGACTGGATCGCCTGCACGGCCGCGGCGATGGCATCACCGGTGGCGGTGCCCTCGGCCGGCTTCAGCGCGTCGATGCCGGCCTTGACCTGCGTACGGTCCGTGGTCGGCGACACCAGCGTCGTCGCGGAGCCGGCGAACTCGATCAGCCCCAGGTTGACGCCGGGCGTCAACTGGTCGGCGAACGACTTCGCGGCCTGCTGAGCGGCGGCCAGCCGGGACGGCGGAATGTCCTTGGAGTTCATCGACAGCGACACGTCCACGACCAGCATCACGGTCGCCCGGTTGCGCGGCACCTTCTGCTCGGCGGTCGGACCCGCCAGAGCGATGCTCAGCAGGATCAGGCCGACCGCGAGCATCGCCGGCGGAATGTGCCGCTGCCAGCCCGGACGCCGCGGGGCGACCCGTTCCAGCAGTTCGAGGTTGGTGAAGCGCTTGGTGTCCCGACGGCGCAACCGCTGCGTGATGAGATAGCCGACCGCCAGGACGGCCACCACGCCGATGAGCAGCAACCAGAGCGGGTCCGCGAACCCGGACAAGCTCATCCAGCTACTCCCCCGGACCACCGCCGCTTGCGGGCCACCACGAACCGGACCATGTCGGCGATCCAGTCGGAGTCGGTGCGCAGCACGAGATGCGCGCAGTTGGCCTGCCGCAGCCCGGCGGCGACCTGCGCGCGGTGCTCGTCCGCGGCGGCGGCGAACTGCCGGCGCAGCAGCGGCGACGCGTGCACCTCGCGCTGGCGGCCGCTCTCCGGGTCCACCAGCGTCACCAGGCCGACCTCGGGCAGGTCGATGTCACGCGGATCGACGATCTCGACGGCGACCAGCTCGTGCCGGGCGGACAGCCCCCGCAGCGGCCGCTGCCACGACAGGTCGCCGAGGAAGTCGGAGATCACGACGGCGAGGCCGCGGCGACGCGGCGGCCGGCGCAACTGCTCCAGCAGCGCCACCAGATCGCCACGCACACCCTCCGGCGCACGCGGCGTCGTAGCGACGCGCCGCACGAGGCCACGGGCGTGGGCCAGGCCGCCACGCGCCGGCAGACGCACCATCTCCTGGCCGGTCGACAGCACGGCGCCGATGCGGTTGCCGCCACCGCCGGTCAGGTGCGTGAACGCGGCGACGGCGGCGACGGCCAGGTCGCGCTTCTCGCACGCGGCGGTGCCGAAGTCGAGGCTCGCGGACAGGTCTACCGCCAGCCACGTCTCCAGCTCGCGGTCGGCGACCGTCTCCCGGATGTGCGCCTGCGTGGTGCGGGCGGTGACGGCCCAGTCCATCCGGCGCACGTCGTCGCCCGGCTGGTACGGCCGCGCCTCGCCCGGCTCCGTGCCGGGTCCGGGCACCAGGCCCAGGTGGTTGCCCTGGAGCAGGCCGTCCAAGCGGCGTCGCACGTCCAGTTCGAGGGTGCGCAGCGCCGACTCCAGCTTCTCCTCACGCAGCACGGGAGGAGCCCAGCGGGGGCGTGGTTCGGTCACAGGCCCACCTCGCTGACGCTCGGCGGGTCTGCGACCCAGGTCCCTGCGTTGAATGGTGACCTCGCAAGCTCGGTCACGGCCTACCGAC includes these proteins:
- a CDS encoding Lrp/AsnC family transcriptional regulator yields the protein MRNDDRFDQTDLRLLHALAEQPRATAVALAEQTGLSRNTVQARLLRLEQPGVLDTFERRIPPRALGYPLTAFVMMVVTQQRLDEVAAALADVPEVLQVHGISGQPDLFVHVVAQDGDDLYRIAGLMLAIPGVERTSTALVMRELVSYRISPLLDRRSR
- a CDS encoding DUF4436 family protein; translated protein: MRKVRIVAVGVVIAVLAAGGIVGFQIDTGSRKIDYVVGSEDGNRVELDVTLQRVDVTARELDLRIIPVLHGALADGADDIPAKDIEVETSSLTSGVLRFKAHDRVSLQDVRMGVDDGLVSSYPFDSYAAGIGFYVTAGDQDVPLSLRFRGYDALFTAKADDAEWRTGLLKANVVAGRSFSSSVLAWFLMIAMWALALAVLGAALTIVSKRMGLVWPAMGWMAATLFALVGFRNAAPGSPPIGGLIDYGAFFWAELLTTVSLVYVVVHGIRQARAD
- a CDS encoding alpha/beta fold hydrolase, with protein sequence MDLFTRTWGSPAAPAMVLLHGASANGSTWREFAASFADRWHVVAPDQRGHGRSPRADDYSFDLFADDLHGLLDAFGVERAVLVGHSMGGVAAYRYAEKHPTRVAAMVLEEAPPPVPLGLRLPPRPEGELDYDWELRPRIIAELNDPGPDWPRRLAGITTPTLVVAGGERSHLPQHEIAAMAELMPAATLVTIDAGHLVHETRSDEFAAVVAEFLGDTNR
- a CDS encoding lipase family protein, with protein sequence MLRRVLVPLLALCTALLAVPAVAQADARPPAPAQDPFYTPPSPLPGQPGDLIRQRQVDWYPEPFRVFQAPVHTWLVLYRSTSATGAPNAVSGMVLVPPIPWTGPGPRPVIAYAMGTQGLGDDCAPSYHLRTGTEVEIAFLAQAMLKGYAVALTDYEGLGTPGTHTYAVSRSEGHALLDVARAASKVDGAGISPTAPVGVFGYSQGGQAAAAAGELQPTYAPDVHVVGIAEGGVPADLNEVAAYNDGNIGFSLVAGAAVGYAAAYPELPFADVLNAKGHEVVQKVENSCVVELALADPFDRLDNLTTVPGMIKDPRWQARLAENTLGTHKPSAPVLLYHGTADELIPFHVGQELRERLCALGASVQWQPVPLAGHIVAISTYGTAALNWLGDRFAGKAPTPNC
- a CDS encoding TetR/AcrR family transcriptional regulator; amino-acid sequence: MASEQRRAERRQRLLQAALGLFTTVGYRQTKIVQICAEAGVSTRNFYEEFTGKEQVLLTLHDLINSAALDRVSAALQTLASEDVVTRISVLLDAFVASVTADPRLPRLNYVEAVGVSEELERQHQEWVTRWADFIEAEARHAAAHGVAPDRDYRLTAIGLVGAITGLLREWQAHQPPWPVADIAAEIRAIMLAAILR
- a CDS encoding TetR/AcrR family transcriptional regulator C-terminal domain-containing protein, with protein sequence MVRIYRTDLTRPRGAPLAAGVTRRPNEARAVELILSVFRGAGFDDADAVRCYHSFIDLALGHSALDVAAQSLTPAARRGRPERLAGELPSTVTDTHSNIAATARHLARHMGGSPFGTSPELFPRALAQPISPNMR
- a CDS encoding GTP cyclohydrolase II; amino-acid sequence: MSTSEAEATVRTRVRIPLRFADGFSVTADAVTFHGLADGLEHVALVFGDPTTGTPLVRPHSECLTGDVFGSARCDCGPQLREAVERISVAGGVLLYLRQEGRGIGLYNKLDAYALQDNGLDTYAANAALGLPEDGRDYTAAAQMLAALGVRKIDLLSNNPDKAEQLRGLGVSVRRRVPTGVFATENNLRYLRAKVDHTGHTITLSSLVS
- a CDS encoding RibD family protein; its protein translation is MKLPYVVLSAAVSIDGYLDDAGVKRLLLSCPEDFDRVDAVRADADAVLVGANTIRRDNPRLIVHSEQRRAQRSARGLPAHPMKVVVTGSGDLDPELAVWGCGGEKLVFTVDSAAEKVRDRLGSLAEVVSTGPVFDWHTVLARLGERGVERLMVEGGGTVHTQLVALNLADELHIAVAPLVVGQADAPRFLRPANYPGGPTARMKLLGCTQVGDVVLLRYSPKDLTCCQ
- a CDS encoding acetylxylan esterase — encoded protein: MPLFDLSEPELAEHRVTATEPDGLDAWWADRIAGARASAEPVSLVRHEELAYGPMPVWDVEFSGDGGDRIKGWYLRPAGSDGQRLPIVVRYIGYGGGRGLPLDHTLWAAAGYAVLVMDTRGQGARWSIGATGDPGRSPAGPEFPGVMSRGIASPETYYYTRLFVDAVRAVDVASELDGVDPARIAVSGGSQGGGLAIAAAALSGDRVRVCHADIPFLCDFHRAIRISPKSPYTEISDFLAQHVDLVPAALETLRYVDCALLARRITATTLFSVGLMDMVCPPSTVYAAYNEITAPKEITVSPFGVHDVPRGHIERQLRHLREHLG
- a CDS encoding DUF998 domain-containing protein, translating into MTSAEKRAAVGGFLWIVAMVQYFVAQIAVAAHWRTPYSWRDNYISDLGNTDCGAFLATYVCSPLAGVMNASFIVAGLLTVAGVGLLRSVWPDTNTATVGVLLWILAGAGKVLVGVAPANENLPLHQIGTVNLPLGSVAILLLALATRHTRIGMFGIVAAVFGLLGTAMSIFAPELLGVGGAERLAGYPGDIWLFVVGAAALLPRRESAEVLAEVS
- a CDS encoding LysE family translocator; the encoded protein is MPTLSTILLFVAATMALLVFPGPAVLYIVTRSVSQGRAAGLVSVLGVHTGTIFFVLATSFGLSALLEASETAFQVVKYLGVAYLVWLGVQKLWLSRGNEDDAAEPPRASLRRIFTQGVIVNLLNPKTLIFFAAFLPQFVDPALGSVTFQLVFFGVGFILLGIVSDGTYALLSSAIAGRLRRTARARRRLDRSSGVVYLLLGAFAATVRQA
- a CDS encoding MFS transporter, with the translated sequence MSWSRPGGLWGYSILWAGQILSVSAARMVNFGFGVWLFLQTHSAWDLSLMTGAAFVATMLCSPFAGAAIDRLPRRLTIAVGDAGTVVVLGSLLVLFAVDGVQAWELFLANTLIGVLVAFEVPAYSATISLMVAKEDLSRANAMRTIADSVQNVVAPTLGAIALQCLGIDVVVLIAVLAGAVAVFAVFLVHIPQPDRTAACATGWWHGAVVGFRYIAARPGLVGLQLTFFVVSMLSVMGWQVLTPMVLLRSGNDELAAGLVQTVGAFGGVVGGVVMLLRPPPVRPVRSVLLAVLAYYSLGRIVLGMGDDMFWWAASWFCSWVCMPFLRGNLDAIWQVKVDPAMQGRVFGARQVVDNLALPLALAVVGPLADKVLEPGMQPGGTLLRVFGSVVPGGPGGGMALVFFATGVLGVVVGLCGFFVRVVRDVDTDLPDHDALPELVTTASHA